One Paracidovorax avenae ATCC 19860 genomic region harbors:
- a CDS encoding AI-2E family transporter, producing MQLSAPAPDSPPDTTATRASAPPPAGDPPAEPPPAGDPPPTSPPAGDPPAPPPGPAEPPPPPTDASPPSPFVLQMPVDVRNLSLALLALFAAVALLHWASAVFIPLMLSVLLTIALQPIVTALRRWYIPRWLGAGVLLLGIVGGLGGTAWSLSDGAAELVDSLPVAARKVRDAMRMNMRGPSPLDTMQKAASQIEQAATESIPPQTRRGVQRVVIERAPFNIRDYVWTGTMGLVSAAGQLTVVVFLTFFSLASGNLFRRKLVRIAGQSLERRKITMEVLDDITGQIQRYLLVQVATSVLVGIGTGVAYALLGLENAAVWGVVAGVLNLAPYVGSIVVTGASALVAFLQFGTVDMALAVGGASLLIHTIVGNLLTPWLTSRTSRMSPVAVFVSVLAWGWLWGLWGVLLGIPVMMVVKAVCDRVEDLRPIGELLGD from the coding sequence ATGCAGCTTTCCGCCCCCGCCCCGGACTCCCCGCCCGACACCACCGCCACGCGTGCCTCGGCACCTCCGCCCGCGGGTGACCCGCCTGCCGAACCACCGCCCGCCGGGGACCCACCGCCGACCTCGCCCCCTGCAGGCGACCCGCCCGCGCCGCCTCCCGGCCCGGCAGAGCCTCCACCGCCGCCCACGGACGCATCGCCGCCGTCCCCCTTCGTGCTGCAGATGCCCGTGGACGTGCGCAACCTCTCGCTCGCCCTGCTGGCTCTCTTCGCCGCCGTGGCCCTGCTGCACTGGGCCAGCGCCGTCTTCATTCCGCTGATGCTGAGCGTGCTGCTCACCATCGCACTCCAACCCATCGTGACCGCGCTGCGGCGCTGGTACATCCCGCGCTGGCTCGGCGCCGGTGTGCTGCTGCTGGGCATCGTGGGCGGCCTCGGCGGCACGGCCTGGTCGCTCTCCGACGGCGCGGCCGAGCTGGTGGACTCCCTGCCCGTCGCCGCCCGCAAGGTGCGCGATGCCATGCGCATGAACATGCGCGGACCGAGCCCGCTCGACACCATGCAGAAAGCCGCCAGCCAGATCGAGCAGGCCGCCACCGAAAGCATCCCGCCCCAGACGCGGCGGGGCGTGCAGCGCGTGGTGATCGAGCGCGCGCCCTTCAACATCCGCGATTACGTATGGACCGGCACCATGGGCCTGGTATCGGCCGCCGGCCAGCTCACCGTGGTGGTCTTCCTCACCTTCTTCTCGCTCGCCTCGGGCAACCTCTTTCGCCGCAAGCTGGTGCGCATCGCGGGCCAGAGCCTCGAGCGCCGCAAGATCACCATGGAAGTGCTCGACGACATCACCGGCCAGATCCAGCGCTACCTGCTCGTGCAGGTGGCCACCAGCGTGCTGGTGGGCATCGGCACCGGCGTGGCCTACGCGCTGCTCGGGCTGGAGAACGCGGCCGTCTGGGGCGTCGTGGCCGGCGTGCTCAACCTCGCCCCGTACGTCGGCTCCATCGTCGTCACGGGCGCCTCCGCCCTCGTCGCCTTCCTGCAGTTCGGCACCGTGGACATGGCCCTGGCCGTCGGCGGCGCCTCCCTGCTCATCCACACCATCGTGGGCAATCTGCTCACCCCGTGGCTCACCAGCCGCACCAGCCGCATGAGCCCTGTCGCGGTGTTCGTCAGCGTGCTGGCCTGGGGATGGCTGTGGGGGCTGTGGGGGGTGTTGCTGGGGATTCCGGTGATGATGGTGGTGAAGGCGGTGTGCGACCGGGTGGAGGATTTGAGGCCTATCGGGGAGTTGTTGGGGGATTGA
- the yccS gene encoding YccS family putative transporter, which produces MAAAAAAGPAAERGRAGWLRRLWAQDAFVYSLRVFIALSGVMALCWWRDQVALVTPLFLGIIASAIAETDDSWRGRLRAVLVMLACFALAAFSVELLLPHPAWFVAGLACSTFGFTMLGAIGERYRAIASATVILALYAAISASPGTVAGHVPAGGPWHVPLLLLSGAAWYALLSLLWCAAFPHQRVRQNLAELYDQLGAYLRLKASLFEPVRSVDVERRRLALAQTNGRLVAALNATKESIFSRWGAGARDLPTGRMLRHLNLYFIAQDIHERASSSHHHYNEWADVLFHSDVLYRCQRVLQLQGVECARIAQALQMHQPFERDGAVARAMADLRDAVAYLEVQGRTEWQRPLRSLRALARNLATLDAQLDAATHPDGGERVGDSSLLDRSPRSLADAWGRVRAQLHRGSPLFRHAARLSLALAAGHGVMQLIDPVHGYWIPLATLFVCQPTYGATLARVAQRIAGTAVGLVVGWALLRLFPSLPLQALFAVAAGVLFFVTRTTHYLTATAAITLLVLMCFNQATGAAHGLILPRLLDTMIGSAIAAVAMLWVLPDWQGRRLAAVAAQALAAHAHYLREILSQYATGKADDLDYRLARRNAHNADAAFSTTLSHLLQEPRHVRSHSLAGMRMLVASHTLLSYLSALGAHRAGPAGPAADLAQEAGAHAAERLESLAAALRRQEGAALEDAGRAQALAAALEQAADAMALGGDGGAGEVSAETLRILQTQLALVCRQIGVIEGAARELLG; this is translated from the coding sequence ATGGCCGCGGCCGCAGCCGCGGGCCCGGCGGCGGAGCGTGGGCGGGCCGGCTGGCTGCGCCGGCTGTGGGCGCAGGACGCCTTCGTCTATAGCCTGCGTGTTTTCATCGCGCTGAGTGGCGTGATGGCGCTGTGCTGGTGGCGTGACCAGGTGGCGCTGGTGACGCCGCTCTTCCTGGGCATCATCGCCAGCGCGATCGCCGAGACCGACGACAGCTGGCGCGGGCGCCTGCGCGCGGTGCTGGTCATGCTCGCGTGCTTCGCGCTGGCGGCGTTCTCCGTGGAGCTGCTGCTTCCGCACCCGGCCTGGTTCGTGGCGGGCCTGGCGTGTTCCACCTTCGGCTTCACGATGCTGGGCGCCATCGGCGAGCGCTACCGGGCCATCGCGTCGGCGACCGTGATCCTGGCGCTCTACGCGGCCATCAGTGCATCCCCGGGGACGGTCGCCGGGCACGTGCCTGCAGGCGGCCCCTGGCATGTGCCGCTGCTGCTGCTGTCCGGCGCGGCGTGGTATGCGCTGCTGTCGCTGCTGTGGTGCGCGGCGTTCCCGCACCAGAGGGTGCGGCAGAACCTGGCGGAGCTCTACGACCAGCTGGGCGCCTACCTGCGGCTCAAGGCCAGCCTGTTCGAGCCGGTGCGCAGCGTGGACGTGGAGCGTCGGCGGCTGGCGCTGGCGCAGACGAACGGCCGCCTGGTGGCGGCCCTCAATGCCACCAAGGAAAGCATCTTCAGCCGCTGGGGCGCCGGCGCGCGCGACCTGCCGACGGGGCGGATGCTGCGGCACCTGAATCTCTATTTCATCGCGCAGGACATCCACGAGCGGGCCAGCTCCTCGCACCACCATTACAACGAGTGGGCAGACGTGCTGTTCCACAGCGATGTGCTGTACCGCTGCCAGCGCGTGCTGCAGCTGCAGGGCGTGGAATGCGCGCGCATCGCCCAGGCGCTGCAGATGCACCAGCCCTTCGAGCGGGACGGTGCCGTGGCGCGGGCCATGGCCGACCTGCGCGACGCGGTCGCCTACCTGGAAGTCCAGGGCCGGACCGAATGGCAACGCCCCCTGCGCAGCCTGCGCGCGCTGGCGCGCAACCTCGCCACCCTCGATGCGCAGCTCGACGCTGCGACCCATCCCGACGGCGGGGAGCGGGTGGGAGACAGCAGCCTGCTGGACCGCTCGCCGCGTTCGCTGGCCGACGCCTGGGGCCGGGTGCGGGCGCAGTTGCACCGCGGCTCGCCGCTGTTCCGGCACGCGGCGCGGTTGTCCCTGGCGCTGGCGGCGGGCCACGGCGTGATGCAGCTGATCGATCCCGTGCACGGCTACTGGATTCCGCTGGCCACGCTGTTCGTGTGCCAGCCCACCTACGGCGCGACCCTGGCGCGCGTGGCGCAGCGCATCGCCGGCACGGCCGTCGGCCTGGTCGTGGGCTGGGCGCTGCTGCGGCTGTTCCCGAGCCTGCCGCTGCAGGCGCTCTTCGCGGTGGCGGCGGGGGTGCTGTTCTTCGTCACCCGGACCACCCATTACCTCACGGCCACGGCGGCCATCACGCTGCTGGTGCTCATGTGCTTCAACCAGGCCACCGGCGCGGCGCACGGGCTGATCCTGCCGCGCCTGCTGGACACGATGATCGGCAGCGCCATCGCCGCGGTGGCGATGCTGTGGGTGCTGCCGGACTGGCAGGGCCGCCGCCTGGCAGCCGTGGCGGCCCAGGCCCTGGCCGCGCATGCCCATTACCTGCGCGAGATCCTCTCGCAGTACGCCACCGGCAAGGCCGACGACCTGGACTACCGGCTCGCGCGGCGCAATGCGCACAACGCGGATGCGGCGTTCTCCACCACGCTCTCGCACCTGCTGCAGGAGCCGCGGCACGTGCGCTCGCATTCGCTGGCCGGCATGCGCATGCTGGTGGCTTCGCACACCTTGCTGAGCTATCTCTCCGCCCTGGGCGCGCACCGGGCGGGGCCTGCGGGCCCTGCCGCGGACCTGGCCCAGGAGGCCGGGGCGCACGCGGCCGAGCGGCTGGAGTCTCTGGCGGCGGCACTGCGCCGCCAGGAAGGCGCGGCGCTGGAGGATGCCGGACGCGCGCAGGCGCTGGCGGCCGCGCTGGAGCAGGCGGCGGATGCCATGGCGCTGGGAGGGGATGGTGGTGCGGGGGAGGTGTCGGCGGAGACGTTGCGGATTCTGCAGACGCAGCTGGCGCTGGTGTGCCGGCAGATCGGTGTGATCGAGGGGGCTGCGCGGGAGTTGTTGGGGTGA